A window of Polaribacter litorisediminis contains these coding sequences:
- the gyrB gene encoding DNA topoisomerase (ATP-hydrolyzing) subunit B: MSEDKKKEYDASSIQALEGMEHVRMRPSMYIGDVGIRGLHHLVYEVVDNSIDEAMGGYCDAIDVVINEDNSITTKDNGRGIPVGIHKKEGVSALQVVMTKIGAGGKFDKDSYKVSGGLHGVGVSCVNALSEHLTATVHKEGKVWQQEYSKGKSLYPVKTIGETDFTGTIVTFLPDKSIFKQTTEFNYDTLATRMRELSYLNKGITITLTDKRTTDDEGNFISEVFHSDEGLPEFIKYLDSTREQLIGSVISMEGEKNGIPVEVAMVYNTSYAENLHSYVNNINTHEGGTHLSGFRRGLTSTLKKYADESGLLKNVKFEIAGDDFREGLTAIVSVKVQEPQFEGQTKTKLGNREVTSAVSQSVSEMLTNYLEENPNDAKIIVQKVILAATARHAARKAREMVQRKTVMSIGGLPGKLSDCSETDPAQCEIFLVEGDSAGGTAKQGRDRNFQAILPLRGKILNVEKAMQHKVFENEEIKNMFTALGVSIGTEEDPRALNLSKVRYHKVVIMCDADVDGSHIATLILTFFFRYMREMVEQGYIYIATPPLYLVKKGQKREYAWDDNQRDIIAQKYGGGVSIQRYKGLGEMNAEQLWDTTMNPEFRTLRKVVIDSPTEADRVFSMLMGDEVPPRRDFIERNAKYANIDV; encoded by the coding sequence ATGAGCGAAGATAAAAAAAAGGAATATGATGCTTCCAGTATTCAGGCATTAGAAGGCATGGAGCATGTAAGAATGCGTCCGTCGATGTATATTGGGGATGTTGGCATCCGTGGTTTACATCATTTAGTTTATGAAGTTGTAGATAATTCTATTGATGAAGCAATGGGTGGTTATTGTGATGCCATTGACGTAGTTATTAATGAAGACAATTCTATTACAACCAAAGATAATGGTCGTGGAATTCCTGTTGGCATTCATAAAAAAGAAGGGGTTTCTGCATTACAAGTAGTCATGACAAAAATTGGAGCTGGTGGTAAATTTGATAAAGACTCCTATAAAGTTTCTGGAGGTTTACACGGTGTAGGTGTAAGTTGTGTAAATGCACTATCAGAGCACTTAACAGCTACGGTGCATAAAGAAGGCAAAGTTTGGCAACAAGAATATTCTAAAGGAAAATCGCTTTACCCCGTAAAAACAATTGGAGAGACAGATTTTACTGGTACAATTGTTACTTTTTTGCCAGACAAATCTATTTTTAAACAAACCACTGAATTTAACTATGATACATTAGCAACACGTATGCGTGAATTATCATATTTGAATAAAGGAATTACAATAACGTTAACAGATAAAAGGACTACCGATGATGAAGGTAATTTTATTTCTGAAGTTTTTCATAGTGATGAAGGACTACCTGAATTTATTAAATATTTAGATTCTACAAGAGAGCAATTAATCGGGTCTGTAATTTCTATGGAAGGCGAGAAAAACGGAATTCCTGTAGAGGTTGCGATGGTGTATAATACTTCGTATGCTGAAAATTTACATTCTTATGTAAACAATATCAACACGCATGAAGGAGGAACACACCTATCCGGTTTTAGACGTGGTTTAACAAGTACGTTAAAAAAATATGCAGATGAATCTGGATTATTAAAAAATGTAAAGTTTGAAATTGCCGGTGATGACTTCCGTGAAGGATTAACAGCAATTGTTTCTGTAAAAGTACAAGAGCCTCAATTTGAAGGGCAAACAAAAACAAAATTAGGAAACAGAGAAGTTACTTCTGCAGTGTCTCAATCTGTTTCAGAAATGTTAACAAATTATTTAGAAGAAAATCCTAATGATGCAAAAATAATTGTTCAGAAAGTAATTTTAGCAGCAACCGCAAGACATGCAGCACGAAAAGCCAGGGAAATGGTGCAACGTAAAACGGTAATGTCTATCGGTGGTTTACCTGGTAAATTATCTGACTGCTCTGAAACAGATCCTGCTCAATGTGAAATATTCTTAGTTGAGGGAGATTCTGCAGGCGGAACAGCCAAACAAGGAAGAGATAGAAACTTTCAAGCCATTCTACCACTTCGAGGAAAGATTTTGAACGTGGAAAAAGCCATGCAACATAAGGTTTTTGAAAATGAAGAAATTAAAAATATGTTTACTGCTTTAGGAGTTTCTATAGGTACAGAAGAAGACCCAAGAGCCTTAAACTTATCAAAAGTTCGTTATCACAAAGTTGTTATTATGTGTGATGCCGATGTAGATGGATCACATATTGCTACCTTAATATTAACATTTTTCTTTAGATATATGCGAGAAATGGTTGAGCAAGGCTATATTTATATTGCCACTCCTCCTTTATATTTAGTCAAAAAAGGCCAAAAAAGAGAATATGCTTGGGACGACAATCAGCGTGATATTATCGCTCAAAAGTATGGTGGCGGGGTCAGCATCCAAAGATATAAAGGTTTAGGAGAAATGAATGCTGAACAACTTTGGGATACCACCATGAATCCTGAATTTAGAACTTTGCGTAAGGTAGTTATTGATAGCCCTACAGAAGCTGATAGAGTATTTTCTATGTTAATGGGAGATGAAGTACCACCAAGAAGAGATTTCATTGAAAGAAATGCCAAGTATGCGAATATTGATGTATAA
- a CDS encoding DUF6588 family protein, with protein MKKNITILCFLLWSAVSFGQIDLGTIFDGGSADTETFMQGYLKPFIAGFGNGINGGWYTTAKTHKFLGIDIAVIANAAFVPASDETFTFNNADYTNIKLYDGSSSAELPTIFGSQALNDRPLLTFYDTDGTVITSASTLPGSGLKEAIGFNVVPSAMVQLGVGLFKNTDLKIRFIPKQTADDYEFSTFGIGVMHDLKQWIPFVKRLPFDFSALVAWNDVRSKFIVDSENFQSNQVLEFNTQTFLFQLLASKKLSILTLYGGIGTASYNTDVDILGTYTTSENVYVNPVSLNSKGNSMRANLGLSIKLFFLNLSADYALQEYDTFTVSAGFSIR; from the coding sequence ATGAAAAAAAATATAACAATTTTATGTTTTTTGCTTTGGAGCGCTGTTTCCTTTGGGCAAATAGATTTAGGAACAATTTTTGATGGTGGTTCAGCAGATACTGAGACTTTTATGCAAGGGTATCTTAAACCATTTATTGCGGGTTTTGGAAATGGAATAAATGGGGGTTGGTATACAACAGCTAAAACGCACAAATTTTTAGGAATAGATATTGCTGTTATTGCAAATGCTGCCTTTGTACCTGCAAGTGATGAAACATTTACGTTCAATAATGCGGATTATACGAACATTAAATTATATGATGGTAGCTCATCTGCAGAGTTACCGACAATATTTGGTTCTCAAGCATTGAATGATAGGCCTCTATTAACGTTTTATGATACTGATGGAACTGTTATTACTTCAGCTTCTACTTTACCAGGATCTGGACTAAAAGAGGCTATTGGTTTTAATGTCGTGCCTTCCGCGATGGTGCAATTGGGTGTGGGACTTTTTAAAAACACCGATTTAAAAATTAGATTTATACCTAAACAAACTGCAGATGACTACGAGTTTTCTACATTTGGTATCGGTGTTATGCATGATTTAAAGCAATGGATTCCTTTTGTGAAAAGACTTCCGTTTGATTTTTCTGCTTTAGTTGCTTGGAATGATGTGAGGTCAAAATTTATCGTAGATTCAGAAAACTTCCAATCAAATCAGGTGTTAGAGTTTAATACACAAACATTTTTATTTCAGTTATTAGCCTCAAAGAAACTTTCTATTTTAACATTGTATGGGGGTATTGGTACTGCTTCTTACAATACTGATGTGGATATTTTAGGAACTTATACAACAAGTGAAAATGTATATGTAAATCCTGTAAGTTTAAACAGCAAAGGAAATTCTATGAGAGCAAATTTAGGCTTATCAATTAAATTATTTTTCCTTAATTTAAGCGCTGATTATGCCTTGCAAGAGTATGATACTTTTACCGTAAGTGCAGGTTTTAGTATTAGATAA
- the mdh gene encoding malate dehydrogenase has protein sequence MKITVVGAGAVGASCAEYIAIKDFASEVVLLDIKEGYAEGKAMDLMQTASLNSFDTKITGSTNDYAKTANSDICVITSGIPRKPGMTREELIGINAGIVKTVSSNLIEHSPNTIIIVVSNPMDTMTYLVHKTTGLPKNKIIGMGGALDSARFKYRLAEALGAPISDVDGMVIGGHSDKGMVPLTRLATRNSVPVSEFISEERLDQVMQDTKVGGATLTGLLGTSAWYAPGAAVSGLVQAIACDQKKIYPCSTLLEGEYGLNDLCIGVPVVLGKNGIESIVEINLSDAEKAHLAASAEGVKATNGLLEL, from the coding sequence ATGAAAATTACAGTAGTTGGTGCGGGTGCCGTAGGTGCAAGTTGTGCAGAATACATAGCAATTAAAGATTTTGCTTCAGAGGTTGTTTTGTTAGACATTAAAGAAGGGTATGCAGAAGGAAAAGCAATGGACTTAATGCAAACGGCGTCTTTAAATAGTTTTGATACAAAAATTACAGGAAGTACAAATGATTATGCTAAAACTGCAAACTCTGATATTTGTGTAATTACTTCTGGCATCCCTAGAAAACCAGGAATGACGCGTGAAGAATTAATTGGAATTAATGCAGGAATTGTAAAAACTGTTTCTTCAAATTTAATTGAGCATTCTCCAAACACCATTATTATTGTAGTTTCTAATCCTATGGATACAATGACGTATTTAGTTCATAAAACTACAGGTTTGCCTAAAAATAAAATTATTGGAATGGGCGGAGCATTAGATTCTGCTCGTTTTAAATATAGATTAGCAGAGGCTTTAGGAGCGCCTATTTCTGATGTTGATGGTATGGTAATTGGTGGTCATTCCGATAAAGGAATGGTGCCTTTAACAAGATTAGCAACTCGAAACTCTGTACCTGTTTCTGAATTTATTTCAGAAGAAAGATTAGATCAAGTAATGCAAGACACCAAAGTAGGTGGTGCAACTTTAACGGGTTTATTAGGTACTTCTGCTTGGTATGCTCCTGGAGCAGCAGTTAGCGGATTAGTGCAAGCAATTGCCTGTGACCAAAAGAAAATTTATCCTTGTTCTACTTTATTAGAAGGTGAATACGGTTTAAATGATCTTTGTATTGGAGTTCCTGTGGTTTTAGGTAAAAACGGAATTGAAAGCATTGTTGAAATTAATTTAAGTGATGCTGAAAAAGCTCATTTAGCAGCATCTGCTGAAGGAGTTAAAGCAACTAACGGATTGTTAGAGTTATAA
- the recQ gene encoding DNA helicase RecQ: MENQTQTLLKKVFGFEKFRPLQEEIINRTINGKDSFVLMPTGGGKSMCFQIPALVFDGITIVVSPLISLMKDQVQALKSNGIKADFFNSSISSQEENEVINKAINGDLQLLYLSPEKLISVRNTWLQQLNIKLVAIDEAHCVSMWGHDFRPEYTQLKVFRKTLPEVPFMALTATADKSARKDIEEQLGLTNSKLFISSFDRKNLSIEVRGQVPKKKKLQEIVNFIKRRKDESGIIYCLSRKNTEEVASYLKQEGHSVAFYHAGMNHEEREKTQTDFINDDTKIIVATIAFGMGIDKSNVRFVIHYNLPKNLEGYYQEIGRAGRDGLPSETMLYYNMRDFVLYSQFADEGANTAMQKEKLNRMLQFAEAKSCRRKILLSYFGEHLTENCGNCDVCENPPKDFEGTILSQKALSGIARMKEKDGITMLINVLRGSNNADIHAKQYFNLKTYGIGKDVSFFDWRDYIIQMANQGLIEIMYAESSALKITPIGWKVLKGEKTIRLTTPVSAEDKNKLQKPAKSTTIGETNHDLFAELKKIRYTIAKEEKMPAYIIFNDKSLKLMASELPTTENEFLAISGVGMNKMEKYGEEFMSIIRKFKNVARPRKIPTTQKTFNLFKEGLHPAEIAERRNLSITTIFSHLSQLFTEGKEIELEKYVTKQTVDQVRVLFNELGRKMELKPIYDKLNEQVSYSEIRLSIALIQKNE, from the coding sequence GTGGAAAATCAAACACAAACTCTTTTAAAAAAAGTATTCGGCTTCGAGAAATTTCGTCCGTTACAGGAAGAAATCATCAACCGAACCATCAACGGTAAAGATAGTTTTGTATTAATGCCAACCGGCGGCGGAAAATCGATGTGTTTCCAAATTCCCGCATTGGTTTTCGATGGAATTACCATTGTAGTTTCGCCACTTATTTCCCTCATGAAAGACCAAGTACAAGCTTTAAAATCGAACGGAATAAAAGCCGATTTTTTTAACAGTTCTATCTCTTCGCAAGAAGAAAATGAAGTAATTAACAAGGCTATTAATGGCGATTTACAATTATTATATCTATCCCCAGAAAAGCTAATATCGGTTCGTAATACTTGGTTACAACAACTAAATATAAAATTAGTAGCTATTGATGAAGCGCATTGTGTGAGTATGTGGGGGCATGATTTTAGGCCTGAATATACACAATTAAAAGTATTTAGAAAGACATTACCAGAGGTGCCTTTTATGGCATTAACCGCCACTGCAGACAAATCTGCTCGGAAAGATATTGAGGAGCAATTAGGCTTAACAAACTCCAAATTATTCATATCTTCTTTTGATCGAAAAAATTTAAGTATCGAAGTACGAGGACAAGTCCCAAAAAAGAAAAAGCTACAAGAAATTGTAAATTTTATAAAACGACGAAAAGACGAAAGTGGTATTATTTATTGTTTGAGTAGAAAAAACACAGAAGAAGTAGCAAGTTACCTGAAACAAGAGGGTCATTCCGTAGCGTTCTATCATGCAGGAATGAATCATGAAGAAAGAGAAAAAACACAAACTGATTTTATAAATGATGACACAAAAATAATTGTTGCCACCATTGCTTTCGGAATGGGGATTGACAAATCGAATGTTCGCTTCGTAATTCATTATAATTTACCAAAAAACCTCGAAGGTTATTACCAAGAAATAGGAAGGGCAGGAAGAGATGGGTTACCCTCAGAAACTATGCTATACTATAATATGAGAGATTTTGTGCTGTATAGCCAATTTGCAGATGAGGGTGCAAATACTGCTATGCAAAAAGAAAAATTAAATAGAATGCTTCAATTTGCAGAAGCTAAATCATGCAGAAGAAAAATATTATTGTCTTATTTTGGAGAACATCTTACTGAAAACTGCGGCAATTGCGATGTTTGTGAAAATCCGCCGAAAGATTTTGAAGGCACTATTCTATCACAAAAGGCATTGTCAGGAATCGCAAGAATGAAAGAAAAAGATGGAATCACGATGTTAATTAATGTATTAAGAGGAAGCAATAATGCAGATATTCACGCAAAACAATATTTTAATTTAAAAACATATGGAATAGGAAAAGATGTTAGTTTTTTTGATTGGCGAGATTATATCATTCAAATGGCAAATCAAGGATTGATAGAAATAATGTACGCCGAAAGTTCTGCCTTAAAAATAACACCTATTGGGTGGAAAGTTTTAAAAGGAGAAAAAACGATACGATTAACAACTCCTGTAAGTGCAGAGGATAAAAATAAATTACAAAAACCAGCAAAAAGTACGACCATAGGCGAAACGAATCATGACTTATTTGCAGAACTTAAAAAAATAAGATATACAATCGCAAAAGAAGAAAAGATGCCAGCTTACATAATTTTTAATGACAAATCATTAAAACTAATGGCAAGTGAACTTCCCACAACCGAAAATGAATTTTTAGCGATTTCAGGAGTTGGAATGAACAAAATGGAAAAATATGGTGAGGAATTTATGAGTATCATTCGTAAATTTAAAAACGTAGCTCGGCCCCGTAAAATTCCTACAACACAAAAAACCTTTAACTTGTTTAAAGAAGGTTTACATCCCGCAGAAATTGCAGAGAGAAGAAATCTTTCAATAACCACTATTTTCTCGCATCTATCTCAATTATTTACGGAAGGAAAAGAAATTGAATTAGAAAAATATGTAACGAAACAAACTGTTGATCAAGTTCGGGTTCTTTTTAATGAATTAGGTCGAAAAATGGAGCTGAAACCAATTTACGACAAACTAAACGAGCAAGTTTCTTACAGTGAAATACGGTTAAGTATTGCGCTCATTCAAAAAAACGAGTGA
- a CDS encoding formate--tetrahydrofolate ligase, with product MSHLSDIEIAQAIKLQHIKEIATKINIEEDDLEMYGKYKAKLPLSLIDDKKIEKGNLVLVTALTPTPAGEGKTTVSIGLTEGLNKIGKQATVVLREPSLGPVFGMKGGAAGGGFSQVVPMEDINLHFTGDFNAVEKANNLLSALIDNAIQNKTNTLNIDARTVLWKRVIDMNDRALRDITIGLGGRANGVPRQDGFNITPASEVMAILCMASNLANLKERLGNILVGFTFENKPVFARDLKAENAMTILLKDAIKPNLVQTLEGNPAIIHGGPFANIAQGTNTIIATKMGLSVSDYVVTEAGFGADLGAEKFLNIKCQFAKLNPKCVVLVATIRALRHHGGAKQDEYNTPSIKKVKEGFKNLEKHIENIRKFNIEPVVAINSFLSDSDDEVNFVIEKCASLNVEAVLSEGWAKGGEGAKDLANAVVNVVENSATQYQPLYNWKSPVKDKIDKIAKEIYGAKNVEYSKLAQLNLRRISRLGFDDFAICMAKTQKSFSDDDQLIGRPENFSITVREIEIAAGAQFLIPILGKMMRMPGLPSKPASENMRIDDDGVISGLS from the coding sequence ATGTCACATCTGTCGGATATAGAAATAGCACAGGCTATAAAATTACAACATATAAAAGAAATTGCAACCAAAATTAATATAGAAGAAGACGATTTAGAAATGTATGGTAAATACAAAGCAAAATTGCCGCTCTCGTTAATTGATGATAAAAAAATAGAAAAAGGTAATTTGGTTTTAGTGACTGCATTAACGCCCACTCCAGCAGGGGAAGGAAAAACAACAGTTTCTATTGGTTTAACCGAAGGATTAAATAAAATAGGAAAGCAAGCCACGGTGGTTTTAAGAGAGCCATCATTAGGACCTGTTTTTGGGATGAAAGGCGGGGCAGCAGGTGGTGGATTTTCTCAAGTTGTACCTATGGAAGATATTAACCTTCATTTCACTGGAGATTTTAATGCTGTTGAAAAAGCAAATAATTTATTATCAGCTTTAATTGATAATGCGATACAAAATAAAACAAATACTTTAAATATTGATGCGAGAACTGTTCTTTGGAAACGCGTTATTGATATGAATGATCGTGCTTTAAGAGATATTACGATTGGTTTGGGTGGTAGGGCAAATGGGGTTCCTAGACAAGACGGATTCAATATTACACCCGCCTCTGAGGTGATGGCAATTCTGTGTATGGCATCTAATCTTGCAAACTTAAAAGAACGTTTGGGGAATATTTTAGTCGGATTTACTTTTGAGAATAAACCTGTTTTTGCGCGCGACTTAAAGGCAGAGAATGCGATGACAATTTTACTAAAAGACGCGATTAAACCAAATTTAGTGCAAACGCTAGAGGGGAATCCAGCAATAATTCACGGAGGCCCCTTTGCCAATATCGCCCAAGGAACCAATACTATTATTGCTACAAAAATGGGCTTATCGGTATCTGATTATGTCGTTACAGAAGCAGGTTTTGGTGCCGATTTAGGGGCAGAAAAATTTTTAAATATCAAATGTCAGTTTGCAAAACTAAATCCGAAATGTGTGGTTTTAGTCGCAACAATTAGAGCTTTGCGCCATCATGGAGGCGCAAAACAAGATGAATATAATACGCCAAGTATCAAAAAAGTGAAAGAAGGTTTCAAGAATCTTGAAAAGCATATAGAGAATATTAGAAAATTTAACATAGAACCGGTTGTCGCAATTAATTCGTTTCTCTCAGATTCTGATGATGAAGTAAATTTTGTGATTGAAAAATGTGCAAGTTTAAATGTAGAAGCTGTTTTGTCTGAAGGATGGGCAAAAGGAGGAGAGGGCGCCAAAGATTTAGCAAATGCTGTTGTAAATGTTGTTGAAAATTCTGCAACTCAATACCAACCCTTATATAATTGGAAAAGTCCTGTGAAAGACAAAATAGATAAAATTGCTAAGGAAATTTATGGTGCAAAAAATGTTGAGTATAGCAAATTAGCGCAATTGAATTTGAGAAGAATTAGTAGATTAGGATTTGATGATTTTGCAATTTGTATGGCGAAAACTCAAAAGTCTTTTTCTGATGATGATCAACTCATTGGTCGTCCTGAAAATTTTTCAATAACAGTGCGAGAAATTGAAATTGCGGCAGGGGCACAATTTTTAATTCCTATTTTAGGAAAAATGATGCGAATGCCAGGTTTGCCATCAAAACCAGCATCAGAAAATATGAGGATTGATGATGATGGTGTTATTTCTGGATTATCTTAA
- the secDF gene encoding protein translocase subunit SecDF, producing the protein MQNKGLIKLFAILFGLVSLYQLSFTFLANKVEDDAVIYADSKADENDARQKATFERKFLDSVANKDIIDLGIVQYTYNDVKDKEMNLGLDLKGGINAILQVSVKEVLKSLSNDSKNEAFNKALDAADVRQKNSNLNYLDLFFEEFQKIAGTTKLSDPSIFGTKALSEKISFDEENITVRETLQEEINSSIGTAFEVLRSRIDKFGVTQPNIQRIGNSGRIQIELPGAKDVERVTKLITSKAELQFWEVHTNAEVQNFFFAANAKVAELLKDDSAVKQVKDSIKEDDIDALLGEENDSTQVQKNLFTYLFPNVAQSQQQLSSLVGQARVLDTATVNDLLSNKEVRALLPRELKYVKFLWYYKSSKGNDGSELIGLYAIKSNRNDKPTIEGDVILDARQDFDQLSKPVVSMTMNSSGTKQWAKMTADNVGNFVAVVLDDYVYTAPSVNQAITGGNTQISGGTMTIEEAEDIATVLKAGKLPAAASIIQAEVVGPSLGQESIDASISSFGLAILLVLLWMILYYGKAGLYADVALAVNILFIFGILSSFSAVLTLPGIAGIILTIGMSVDANVIIFERIKEGLFKKKGLKQSVEEGFSVKGALSAIIDANITTLLTGIILYVFGTGPIKGFALTLMIGIATSLFTAVFITRLLIDGAVNKGANLTFNTNFSKGWFQNINVEFLKKRKIAYVISGAIIIGGLISIFTLGLKQGVDFKGGRSYVVRFDQDMNATEVAGSLKDAFGSAPEVKTYGTNNQLKITTAYRIDDEGSEVDENVQNTLFTGLKSYLGDTTYDNFKPGFEKQGAGVMSYMKVSPTIADDIKTSALYAVFGSLLIVFLYILLRFRKIAFSIGAVIAVFHDVLIVLGVFSITYSFMPFDMEIGQSFIAAILTVVGYSLNDTVVIFDRIREFAGIHTKWKYSEVVDKALSSTLGRTINTSLTTLLVMLAIFLFGGDSIKGFMFALIIGVAVGTYSSLFVATPIMYDASKKEEKNKE; encoded by the coding sequence ATGCAAAACAAGGGACTTATTAAATTATTCGCAATCCTTTTCGGATTGGTGAGTTTATACCAATTATCATTTACATTTCTAGCGAATAAAGTAGAAGATGATGCTGTAATTTATGCTGATAGCAAAGCAGATGAAAATGACGCTAGACAAAAAGCAACCTTCGAAAGAAAATTTTTGGATAGCGTTGCGAACAAAGACATTATCGATTTAGGGATTGTGCAATACACTTATAATGACGTAAAAGACAAAGAAATGAATCTTGGTCTTGACTTAAAAGGTGGTATTAATGCAATTTTACAGGTTTCTGTAAAAGAAGTTTTAAAAAGCTTGTCTAACGACTCTAAAAACGAAGCCTTTAATAAGGCTTTAGATGCCGCAGATGTTAGACAGAAAAATAGTAATTTAAATTATTTAGATTTATTTTTTGAGGAATTTCAAAAAATTGCTGGAACTACAAAATTAAGTGATCCTTCTATATTCGGAACAAAAGCTTTAAGCGAAAAGATTTCTTTTGACGAAGAAAACATTACCGTTAGAGAAACTTTACAAGAAGAAATTAACAGTTCTATTGGTACTGCTTTTGAAGTATTAAGAAGTAGAATTGATAAATTTGGAGTTACGCAACCAAACATCCAAAGAATCGGAAACTCTGGTAGAATTCAGATTGAGTTACCAGGTGCAAAAGATGTTGAACGTGTTACAAAATTAATTACAAGTAAAGCTGAATTACAGTTTTGGGAAGTACACACCAACGCAGAAGTTCAGAACTTTTTCTTTGCAGCCAATGCAAAAGTTGCCGAATTATTAAAAGATGATTCAGCAGTAAAACAAGTAAAAGACTCTATCAAAGAAGATGATATCGACGCTCTTTTAGGAGAAGAAAATGATTCTACACAAGTACAAAAGAATTTATTTACGTATTTATTTCCTAATGTAGCACAATCTCAACAACAATTAAGTTCTTTAGTAGGACAAGCTAGAGTTTTAGATACCGCAACTGTAAACGATTTATTAAGCAACAAAGAAGTAAGAGCTTTACTTCCTAGAGAATTAAAGTATGTTAAATTTTTATGGTATTACAAGTCCTCAAAAGGAAATGACGGTTCTGAATTAATAGGTTTATATGCTATTAAATCTAATAGAAATGATAAACCAACGATAGAAGGTGATGTTATTTTAGATGCGAGACAAGATTTTGATCAGTTAAGCAAACCTGTTGTGAGTATGACGATGAATAGTTCAGGCACAAAACAATGGGCCAAAATGACTGCTGACAATGTAGGGAATTTTGTTGCAGTTGTTTTAGATGATTATGTGTATACCGCACCTTCTGTAAACCAAGCAATTACTGGTGGAAATACACAGATTTCTGGTGGTACCATGACGATTGAAGAAGCGGAAGATATTGCGACAGTTTTAAAAGCTGGTAAATTGCCTGCTGCTGCAAGTATTATTCAAGCAGAGGTTGTTGGACCCTCTTTAGGACAAGAATCTATTGATGCTTCTATAAGCTCTTTCGGATTAGCAATTCTGTTAGTTTTACTTTGGATGATTTTATATTATGGAAAAGCAGGTTTGTATGCAGACGTTGCTTTAGCGGTAAACATCTTATTTATTTTCGGTATTTTATCATCATTCAGCGCTGTGTTAACATTACCTGGAATTGCAGGTATTATCTTAACAATCGGTATGTCTGTAGATGCAAACGTGATCATCTTTGAAAGAATAAAAGAAGGCTTGTTTAAAAAGAAAGGATTAAAACAATCTGTAGAAGAAGGTTTCTCTGTAAAAGGAGCTTTATCTGCCATTATAGATGCGAATATTACAACCTTATTAACAGGTATTATTTTATATGTTTTTGGAACAGGCCCTATTAAAGGTTTTGCTTTAACATTAATGATTGGTATTGCAACCTCTTTATTTACAGCGGTTTTTATTACACGTTTGTTAATTGATGGTGCAGTGAATAAAGGTGCCAACCTAACCTTTAATACAAACTTTTCTAAAGGATGGTTTCAAAACATCAATGTTGAGTTCTTAAAGAAACGTAAAATTGCATATGTGATTTCAGGAGCCATCATTATTGGTGGTCTTATTTCCATTTTTACATTAGGATTAAAACAAGGTGTTGACTTTAAGGGAGGTAGATCTTATGTTGTTCGTTTCGATCAAGATATGAATGCCACAGAAGTTGCAGGAAGTTTAAAAGATGCCTTTGGTTCTGCACCAGAAGTAAAAACTTATGGTACCAATAATCAGTTAAAAATAACAACCGCCTACAGAATTGATGATGAAGGATCTGAGGTTGATGAAAATGTACAAAACACTTTATTTACCGGATTAAAATCTTATTTAGGAGATACTACTTACGACAACTTTAAACCAGGTTTTGAAAAGCAAGGTGCAGGTGTTATGAGTTATATGAAAGTTTCGCCAACCATTGCAGATGACATTAAAACTTCGGCTTTGTATGCCGTTTTTGGTTCGTTGCTAATCGTTTTCTTATATATTTTATTACGATTTAGAAAAATTGCTTTCTCTATCGGTGCTGTAATTGCTGTTTTTCATGATGTATTAATTGTGTTAGGCGTATTTTCTATCACCTATAGTTTTATGCCATTTGATATGGAAATTGGGCAATCTTTTATTGCAGCCATTTTAACAGTAGTGGGGTATTCATTAAATGATACCGTGGTCATATTCGATAGAATTAGAGAGTTTGCAGGCATTCATACAAAATGGAAATATAGCGAAGTTGTTGATAAAGCCTTAAGTTCTACTTTAGGAAGAACCATCAATACTTCTTTAACCACATTATTGGTAATGTTAGCTATCTTCTTATTTGGAGGGGACTCTATTAAAGGATTTATGTTTGCCTTAATTATTGGTGTAGCAGTAGGTACCTATTCTTCATTATTCGTGGCAACACCAATTATGTATGACGCTTCTAAAAAAGAAGAAAAGAACAAGGAATAA